A genomic stretch from Algiphilus sp. includes:
- a CDS encoding recombination-associated protein RdgC → MWFKNLQLFVSDNRWTLNAAEFEERLQASTLQPVSGLQWSSEGWLSPRGDAQLVFGQDRQLLFAYGEEKKLLPGPVIRDQVASRAQTFEQVKGFAPSRKHLRELKEQVTTELLPRAFGQRKVTRAWIDPERGLLAIDAASVGTAESLLALLGRTVEGNGFAPLGCEPSVGAQMTQWLASGEAPEPFALDDECELVSPQAQRPAVRYARHSLDLPEIRTHLSAGKFVQRLRLSWRDQLRFTLDDQMQVKRVQVEESASDSEADSDPDAAFAADFMLMCSTLGPMIDDLRRVLNAGAE, encoded by the coding sequence ATGTGGTTCAAGAATCTCCAGCTCTTCGTCAGCGACAACCGCTGGACACTGAACGCGGCGGAATTCGAGGAGCGACTGCAGGCGAGCACGCTGCAGCCGGTATCCGGTCTGCAGTGGAGCTCCGAGGGCTGGCTGTCGCCGCGGGGCGACGCGCAGCTCGTCTTCGGCCAGGACCGCCAGCTCCTGTTCGCGTACGGCGAAGAGAAGAAGCTGCTGCCGGGGCCGGTGATCCGTGACCAGGTGGCGTCACGCGCGCAGACCTTCGAGCAGGTCAAGGGCTTCGCGCCGTCGCGCAAGCATCTGCGCGAGCTCAAGGAACAGGTGACCACCGAGCTGCTGCCGCGCGCCTTCGGGCAGCGCAAGGTGACACGGGCGTGGATCGATCCGGAACGCGGCCTGCTGGCGATCGATGCGGCGAGCGTCGGGACCGCCGAATCATTGCTGGCGCTGCTCGGCAGAACCGTCGAGGGCAACGGTTTCGCGCCGCTCGGCTGCGAGCCTTCCGTGGGCGCGCAGATGACGCAGTGGCTGGCTTCCGGCGAGGCCCCCGAGCCCTTCGCGCTGGACGACGAATGCGAGCTGGTGAGCCCGCAGGCGCAGCGACCGGCGGTGCGCTACGCCCGCCACAGCCTCGACCTGCCCGAGATCCGCACCCACCTGTCCGCCGGCAAGTTCGTGCAGCGCCTTCGCCTGTCCTGGCGCGACCAGCTACGCTTCACGCTCGACGATCAGATGCAGGTCAAGCGTGTCCAGGTCGAGGAGTCGGCGTCCGACAGTGAGGCCGATTCCGACCCGGACGCCGCGTTCGCGGCCGATTTCATGCTGATGTGCAGCACGCTCGGTCCGATGATCGATGATCTGCGACGGGTGCTGAACGCGGGCGCGGAGTGA
- a CDS encoding NUDIX hydrolase produces MTEKPAIESLGRGRFLELLRDGRWEYASRTVGNGGAAVVAVTPAREIVFVEQFRHPVGARAIELPAGIVADDGTGETPETAAARELEEETGFRAARIALLMSGPTAPGLTSERTHMVLATGLARVGAGGGVAGEDIVTHVVPLDDAPAWLSDAAARGLAVEPKVYAGLFFAGRLGDADIAAVD; encoded by the coding sequence ATGACGGAAAAGCCCGCCATCGAGAGCCTCGGCCGGGGCCGCTTTCTCGAGCTGCTGCGCGACGGGCGCTGGGAATACGCGAGCCGGACGGTCGGCAACGGCGGTGCCGCGGTGGTGGCCGTGACGCCGGCGCGCGAGATCGTGTTCGTGGAGCAGTTCCGGCATCCGGTGGGGGCTCGGGCCATCGAGCTGCCGGCCGGCATCGTCGCCGACGACGGTACCGGCGAAACCCCGGAGACCGCGGCGGCGCGCGAGCTCGAGGAGGAAACCGGCTTCCGGGCAGCGCGTATCGCGCTGCTCATGTCGGGGCCCACCGCGCCGGGGCTGACCTCCGAGCGCACGCACATGGTGCTGGCGACCGGGCTGGCGCGTGTCGGGGCTGGCGGCGGTGTCGCCGGCGAGGACATCGTCACGCACGTGGTGCCGCTCGACGATGCGCCCGCGTGGCTGTCGGATGCCGCTGCGAGAGGGCTTGCCGTCGAGCCCAAGGTCTACGCCGGCCTGTTCTTCGCGGGCCGCCTCGGCGACGCCGATATCGCGGCGGTGGATTGA
- the rplM gene encoding 50S ribosomal protein L13, translating into MSTFFANAQNAKRDWVIIDAEGQTLGRLASEIARRLRGKHKPEFTPHADVGDYVVVVNAEKVRVTGKKMSDKIYYRHTGYPGGIKSTTLSDQLADHPERVIQKAVRGMLPRGPLGYAQFGKLKVYAGAEHPHTAQQPAAVTL; encoded by the coding sequence ATGAGCACCTTCTTTGCCAATGCCCAGAACGCCAAGCGCGACTGGGTGATCATCGACGCCGAGGGCCAGACGCTTGGCCGCCTCGCCAGCGAGATTGCACGCCGGCTGCGCGGCAAGCACAAGCCCGAGTTCACGCCGCACGCCGATGTGGGCGACTACGTCGTGGTCGTCAACGCCGAGAAAGTGCGCGTGACCGGCAAGAAGATGAGCGACAAGATCTACTATCGCCACACCGGGTATCCGGGCGGCATCAAGTCGACGACGCTGAGCGATCAGCTCGCCGACCATCCCGAGCGCGTCATTCAGAAGGCGGTTCGCGGCATGCTGCCGCGCGGTCCGCTGGGTTACGCGCAGTTCGGCAAGCTCAAGGTCTACGCTGGCGCCGAGCATCCGCATACCGCGCAGCAGCCCGCTGCCGTCACTCTCTAA
- a CDS encoding alkyl sulfatase dimerization domain-containing protein — MKARLLAAMGAALVLGACGDDATPRFERITTPEALSAHSAEFERGIEQITDGVWIAIGYGLANSVLIEGDDGVIVIDTMETMEEGREVARAFAERTDKPLRAIVYTHNHTDHVFGAQAFVDVLGVQGVPVEIIGHADTEKLVNRIVSEYRPIITARSFRMFGTALDDAAFVNNGIGPRLGIDAESRFGFVAPTRTVAERTTLEIAGVRMEIAHAPGETDDQLYVWLPDRRVLAPGDNLYKTFPNLYTIRGTPYRSLKDWAASLDAMRALGAEHVAPSHTRPLHGADEIARVLTAYRDAIRYVYDQTVRWMNAGLTPDEIVERVQLPPHLASEPYLQPFYGTVEWSVRAVFAGNLGWFDRNPSRLRPLAPRAEAERMARLAGGRDALKGALDTAAADGDHQWVLELSDHVLRLDPDDAAARAARVAALTALGEAAANPNARHYYLMSAAELRDGLRLAPINSGSDAMIAQLPMAVVMDALATNLRAEDVLDVEQRVALRFPDTGDAWTLWLRRGVLEPVPALLDERDLLVEVDSLAWKKMLGGQVNPALAIAKDMTFVEGGRVAFARFLKHFEPVRAAPEPAPLAAVD; from the coding sequence ATGAAAGCACGCTTGCTGGCGGCGATGGGGGCGGCGCTCGTGCTGGGCGCATGCGGCGACGACGCGACACCGCGCTTCGAGCGGATCACCACGCCGGAGGCGCTGTCTGCGCACAGCGCCGAGTTCGAACGCGGCATCGAACAGATCACCGACGGCGTCTGGATCGCCATCGGGTACGGCCTGGCCAACTCGGTGCTGATCGAGGGAGACGACGGTGTCATCGTCATCGACACCATGGAGACGATGGAGGAGGGGCGCGAGGTGGCGCGCGCCTTTGCCGAGCGCACCGACAAGCCGCTGCGCGCCATCGTCTATACGCACAACCACACCGATCACGTCTTCGGTGCCCAGGCCTTCGTGGACGTGCTCGGCGTGCAGGGTGTGCCCGTAGAGATCATCGGCCACGCCGACACCGAGAAGCTGGTCAACCGCATCGTGTCGGAGTACCGGCCCATCATCACGGCGCGTTCCTTCCGCATGTTCGGCACCGCGCTCGACGACGCCGCCTTCGTCAACAACGGCATCGGCCCGCGGCTCGGCATCGATGCGGAGTCGCGCTTCGGGTTCGTGGCGCCCACCCGTACCGTGGCCGAGCGCACCACGCTCGAGATCGCCGGCGTGCGCATGGAGATCGCCCATGCGCCCGGCGAGACCGACGACCAGCTCTACGTCTGGCTGCCCGATCGCAGGGTGCTGGCACCCGGCGACAATCTGTACAAGACCTTCCCGAATCTCTACACCATCCGCGGCACGCCCTACCGTTCACTCAAGGACTGGGCGGCGAGCCTCGACGCCATGCGCGCGCTCGGCGCCGAGCACGTTGCGCCCAGTCACACCCGGCCGCTGCACGGCGCCGACGAGATCGCGCGCGTGCTGACCGCCTACCGCGACGCCATCCGCTACGTCTACGACCAGACCGTGCGCTGGATGAACGCCGGGCTGACACCCGACGAGATCGTCGAGCGCGTGCAGTTGCCGCCGCATCTGGCATCGGAGCCTTATCTTCAACCGTTCTACGGCACCGTCGAGTGGTCGGTGCGCGCCGTGTTCGCGGGCAATCTTGGCTGGTTCGACCGCAATCCGAGCCGGTTGCGGCCGCTGGCGCCACGCGCAGAGGCCGAGCGCATGGCGCGGCTGGCGGGCGGCCGCGACGCGCTGAAGGGCGCGCTGGACACGGCCGCTGCAGACGGCGATCACCAGTGGGTGCTGGAGCTTTCCGACCATGTGCTGCGCCTGGATCCGGACGATGCGGCCGCACGCGCGGCACGGGTGGCCGCGCTGACCGCATTGGGCGAGGCGGCGGCCAATCCCAACGCCCGGCACTACTACCTGATGTCGGCCGCCGAGCTGCGCGACGGGCTGCGACTGGCTCCGATCAACAGCGGATCCGACGCCATGATCGCGCAGCTCCCCATGGCGGTGGTCATGGACGCGCTCGCCACCAATCTGCGCGCCGAGGACGTGCTCGACGTCGAGCAGCGCGTGGCACTGCGTTTTCCCGATACCGGCGATGCGTGGACCCTGTGGCTGCGCCGCGGCGTCCTGGAGCCGGTTCCGGCGCTGCTCGACGAACGCGACCTGCTGGTCGAGGTGGATTCGCTGGCGTGGAAGAAGATGCTGGGCGGACAGGTCAACCCGGCGCTGGCCATCGCAAAGGACATGACCTTCGTCGAGGGCGGGCGCGTCGCCTTCGCGCGTTTCCTCAAGCACTTCGAACCGGTGCGCGCGGCGCCGGAGCCCGCGCCGCTGGCCGCGGTCGACTAG
- a CDS encoding thermonuclease family protein, translating to MKYRPIQLRLVTLAVIALGASGCATFGEDRPKPAKTTGPPDRSSWFLPADQSPPEPTETIAGRAGVLSGDTLEVDDAVVVLSGIDAPEPAQLCRRESGLPYRCGEDMTALLEQRLQRDRVTCEVALLESGVYTGVCRHYGANLNEWMVRQGYAVANNVDSPYVDIEREAALAGRGLWAGIFERPSDWRERND from the coding sequence GTGAAATACCGACCCATCCAGCTCCGGCTCGTCACTCTGGCCGTCATCGCGCTGGGCGCGAGCGGCTGCGCCACCTTCGGCGAGGATCGCCCCAAACCGGCCAAGACCACCGGCCCGCCCGACCGCTCCAGCTGGTTCCTGCCGGCCGACCAGTCGCCGCCCGAGCCCACCGAGACCATCGCCGGACGCGCCGGAGTCCTCAGCGGCGACACGCTCGAGGTCGACGACGCGGTCGTCGTCCTCTCCGGCATCGATGCACCCGAGCCTGCGCAGCTCTGCCGGCGCGAGTCGGGCCTGCCCTACCGCTGCGGCGAGGACATGACCGCCCTGCTGGAGCAGCGCCTGCAACGCGACCGCGTGACCTGCGAGGTGGCACTGCTCGAATCGGGCGTCTATACCGGCGTCTGCAGACACTACGGCGCCAATCTCAACGAGTGGATGGTCCGCCAGGGCTATGCCGTAGCGAACAACGTCGACTCACCTTATGTCGACATCGAACGCGAAGCAGCGCTCGCCGGGCGCGGTCTATGGGCCGGCATCTTCGAACGGCCGTCGGACTGGCGCGAGCGCAACGACTGA
- a CDS encoding DUF4169 family protein, which yields MSRIVNLRQHRKRRARDDKREQAEHNRLRSGRTKAEKQRAADEREAGAKHLDQHRLDRDDV from the coding sequence GTGAGCAGGATCGTCAACCTCCGTCAGCATCGCAAGCGCCGCGCACGCGACGACAAGCGCGAGCAGGCCGAGCACAACCGCCTGCGCAGCGGCCGCACCAAGGCCGAGAAGCAACGCGCCGCGGACGAGCGCGAGGCCGGGGCGAAACACCTCGATCAGCACCGCCTGGATCGCGACGACGTCTAG
- the rpsI gene encoding 30S ribosomal protein S9, producing the protein MSATQNYGTGRRKTAAARVFLKPGTGSITVNGKSLEDYFGGRETSRMIVRQPLETVESLDRFDFTITVSGGGPSGQAGAIRHGIARALADYDPEMKSPLRAAGYITRDPRAVERKKVGKHKARRSIQFSKR; encoded by the coding sequence ATGAGCGCCACGCAGAACTACGGAACGGGCCGCCGCAAGACGGCCGCCGCACGCGTCTTCCTGAAGCCGGGCACCGGCAGCATCACGGTCAACGGCAAGTCGCTGGAGGACTACTTCGGCGGTCGCGAGACCTCGCGCATGATCGTGCGTCAGCCGCTCGAGACCGTGGAGTCGCTCGATCGCTTCGATTTCACCATCACGGTGTCCGGCGGTGGTCCCAGCGGCCAGGCCGGTGCCATCCGTCACGGCATTGCCCGTGCACTCGCCGACTATGATCCGGAGATGAAGTCGCCGCTGCGTGCCGCCGGCTACATCACGCGCGACCCCCGTGCGGTGGAGCGCAAGAAGGTCGGCAAGCACAAGGCGCGTCGCAGCATCCAGTTCAGCAAGCGCTGA
- a CDS encoding PhzF family phenazine biosynthesis protein — MQLRQFQVDAFTNRLFGGNPAAVVPLTEWLDDATLQAVAMENQLSETAFFVAEGDGYRLRWFTPTREVDLCGHATLASAHVLYAHLDRDDPEVRFHTRSGVLTVRPDGRELWMDFPAAPAETATAPPALVSGLGSAPSAVLAADDWLAVFEDADGVRALAPDMAQLATLDRRGVIVTAPGDGDSDFVSRFFAPRYGIPEDPVTGSAHCTLAPYWAERLGRDTLRARQISARGGEVACRVADGRVRIGGRAVTFLDGRITLPDA, encoded by the coding sequence ATGCAGCTCAGACAGTTCCAGGTCGACGCCTTCACCAACCGCCTGTTCGGCGGCAACCCGGCGGCGGTCGTGCCGCTGACGGAATGGCTCGACGACGCCACGCTGCAGGCCGTGGCGATGGAGAACCAGCTTTCCGAAACCGCCTTCTTCGTGGCGGAGGGCGACGGCTACCGGCTGCGCTGGTTCACGCCCACCCGCGAAGTCGATCTGTGCGGCCACGCCACGCTGGCATCGGCGCACGTGCTCTATGCGCATCTCGATCGCGATGACCCGGAAGTGCGCTTCCACACCCGGAGCGGGGTCCTGACCGTGCGTCCGGACGGCCGCGAGCTCTGGATGGACTTCCCGGCCGCCCCCGCCGAAACCGCCACCGCGCCGCCCGCGCTGGTATCGGGGCTGGGCAGCGCACCGAGCGCGGTACTGGCCGCGGACGACTGGCTGGCTGTCTTCGAGGACGCCGACGGCGTGCGCGCACTGGCGCCGGACATGGCGCAGCTGGCGACGCTGGATCGACGCGGCGTCATCGTCACCGCACCCGGCGATGGCGACAGCGATTTCGTCAGCCGCTTCTTCGCACCGCGCTACGGCATTCCCGAGGATCCCGTCACCGGCTCGGCGCACTGCACGCTCGCGCCCTACTGGGCGGAGCGCCTCGGCCGGGACACGCTGCGCGCACGCCAGATATCGGCGCGCGGCGGCGAGGTCGCGTGCCGGGTCGCCGACGGACGCGTCCGCATCGGCGGCCGGGCGGTGACCTTTCTCGACGGGCGCATCACGCTGCCCGACGCCTGA
- a CDS encoding HIT family protein, protein MTIFEHIIAGDLPASFVHRDADCVAFMDIHPITRGHVLVVPRQPAETIGELGPELRAHLWETAHRVGQAQQRALGSRAQHMLLNDGRAASQTVPHVHVHVIPRYGRDHARALVRIAWHITTLALPTRESPARRRRLDADAAAIAAALAAPRPG, encoded by the coding sequence GTGACCATCTTCGAACACATCATTGCCGGCGACCTGCCGGCCAGCTTCGTCCATCGCGATGCCGACTGCGTCGCCTTCATGGACATCCATCCGATCACGCGCGGGCACGTGCTGGTGGTGCCGCGGCAGCCGGCCGAGACCATCGGCGAACTGGGCCCGGAACTGCGCGCGCATCTCTGGGAGACCGCGCACCGCGTCGGTCAGGCGCAGCAGCGCGCGCTGGGCAGCCGCGCGCAGCACATGCTGCTCAACGACGGCCGTGCCGCCAGCCAGACCGTGCCGCATGTCCACGTGCACGTCATCCCGCGCTACGGTCGGGACCACGCGCGCGCACTGGTGCGCATCGCCTGGCACATCACGACGCTGGCGCTGCCCACCCGCGAGTCGCCCGCGCGTCGCCGGCGGCTCGACGCCGATGCCGCGGCGATCGCGGCGGCGCTGGCGGCGCCCCGGCCGGGCTGA
- a CDS encoding glycine zipper 2TM domain-containing protein has protein sequence MPRLIVPTLLLSSLFALGACTGEALESDPVSAEEQAAEAAGDSGKPSGEDAGAATGPAPAQTSSAQPAAARPAPARPAPEPVCDTCGTVAGVEPLEVRGKGLGAGAVGGAVAGGVLGHQIGSGSGNKIATVVGALAGGYAGHKAEERIRTQTAYRVTVRMDNGGTRTFEMSDASHLSPGQKVTVHGDQVVVRN, from the coding sequence ATGCCCCGTCTGATCGTACCCACGCTCCTGCTTTCCTCCCTGTTCGCGCTGGGGGCCTGCACCGGCGAGGCCCTGGAATCGGATCCGGTCTCGGCCGAGGAGCAGGCCGCGGAGGCCGCGGGCGACAGCGGCAAGCCGTCCGGTGAGGACGCCGGCGCGGCGACCGGGCCGGCTCCCGCGCAGACGAGCAGCGCCCAGCCCGCCGCCGCGCGACCCGCGCCGGCGCGTCCGGCTCCGGAACCGGTGTGTGATACCTGCGGGACGGTCGCCGGCGTAGAGCCGCTCGAGGTTCGCGGCAAGGGTTTGGGGGCCGGCGCGGTCGGCGGCGCCGTCGCGGGCGGCGTGCTCGGCCACCAGATCGGCAGTGGCAGCGGCAACAAGATCGCCACCGTGGTCGGCGCGCTGGCAGGCGGCTACGCCGGACACAAGGCCGAGGAACGCATCCGCACCCAGACCGCCTATCGCGTCACGGTGCGCATGGACAACGGCGGCACGCGCACCTTCGAGATGTCGGACGCTTCACACCTGAGCCCGGGTCAGAAGGTCACCGTGCACGGCGACCAGGTGGTCGTGCGCAACTAG
- a CDS encoding AarF/UbiB family protein: protein MSGRSRRLLWAGARTVGRSLGASVRAWRDPEARNRFWAATGEDWFAMLSEMKGAAMKLGQLASQYDDLLPRELADALRRLQRTAPPRPLADLEAVMAEAWTPAQRARLVAIEEPAAAAASIGQVHRARLDDGRLVALKLRYPEVRTAIDEDVAALGRLFRMARIAPVDGRALDAVLAEIRTRFVEETDYRHERASLERLRVGCRYPFIRMPESIPDLCTESTLVTTWEAADDLETARGWSQAERDRLGDHLARWVVAQVFDIGFVHADPHPGNFGFHRDGTITVYDFGCAVAVRAEARRHMAAGLAAGLDGDWAGVHHVLQAVGAVPAGRALAAADEALFRDVHAAVTAPLLAGPTFDFGDGAIIDAARAVGRRHFRSAFSYRPVPELVFVSRTLSGMYWLERSLGARVRMRALLHAVARKGAC, encoded by the coding sequence ATGAGCGGTCGTTCGCGACGACTGTTGTGGGCCGGTGCGCGCACGGTCGGGCGATCACTCGGCGCCAGCGTGCGCGCCTGGCGCGACCCGGAGGCGCGAAACCGGTTCTGGGCCGCCACCGGCGAGGACTGGTTCGCGATGCTGTCCGAGATGAAGGGCGCCGCCATGAAGCTCGGTCAGCTCGCCTCGCAGTACGACGACCTGCTGCCGCGCGAGCTGGCCGATGCCCTGCGCAGGCTCCAGCGGACGGCGCCGCCGCGACCGCTCGCCGACCTGGAAGCGGTGATGGCGGAGGCATGGACGCCGGCGCAGCGTGCCCGCCTGGTGGCGATCGAGGAGCCGGCCGCGGCGGCGGCGTCGATCGGGCAGGTGCATCGCGCGCGCCTGGACGACGGCCGGCTGGTCGCGCTCAAGCTGCGCTATCCGGAAGTCCGCACCGCCATCGACGAGGATGTCGCCGCTCTCGGTCGCCTGTTCCGCATGGCGCGCATCGCGCCGGTCGACGGCCGGGCCCTGGATGCCGTGCTCGCCGAGATCCGGACGCGCTTCGTCGAGGAGACCGACTACCGCCACGAGCGCGCGAGCCTGGAACGACTGCGCGTGGGCTGCCGGTACCCGTTCATCCGCATGCCGGAGTCGATACCGGATCTGTGCACCGAGTCGACGCTGGTCACCACCTGGGAGGCCGCCGACGATCTCGAGACGGCGCGCGGGTGGTCGCAGGCCGAGCGCGACCGCCTGGGTGATCATCTGGCGCGCTGGGTGGTGGCGCAGGTCTTCGATATCGGCTTCGTGCACGCCGATCCGCATCCCGGCAACTTCGGATTCCACCGCGACGGCACCATCACGGTCTACGACTTCGGTTGTGCGGTTGCCGTGCGCGCGGAGGCGCGCCGCCACATGGCGGCCGGTCTGGCGGCAGGTCTCGATGGCGACTGGGCCGGCGTTCATCATGTGCTGCAGGCGGTCGGGGCGGTCCCCGCCGGGCGGGCGCTCGCCGCGGCCGACGAGGCGCTGTTCCGCGATGTGCACGCCGCCGTGACCGCGCCGCTGCTCGCCGGACCGACCTTCGACTTCGGCGACGGCGCCATCATCGATGCGGCCCGTGCGGTGGGCCGCCGTCACTTCCGCTCGGCGTTCTCCTACCGGCCCGTTCCGGAGCTGGTCTTCGTGTCGCGCACGCTGTCCGGGATGTACTGGCTGGAGCGCAGCCTGGGCGCGCGCGTGCGCATGCGCGCACTGCTGCACGCGGTAGCGCGCAAGGGCGCCTGCTAG
- a CDS encoding aldehyde dehydrogenase family protein gives MLAERYPFYLANKPEQPNADLKVRDKYRGTVATRVALADAAAIDRAIAAAEAAAADMRAMPPYERQKVLNHCVTRFTERAEELAQALCIEAGKPIKDSRGEVTRLIDTFRMAAEESVRIEGTVMNLETGARSKGYRGQYRRVPIGACSFISPFNFPLNLAAHKVAPAIAAGCPFVLKPASLTPIGALVIGEVLAETDLPAGAFSILPCKRDGADLFTTDERLKLLSFTGSPDVGWALKAKAGKKKVVLELGGNAAVLVDSDADIDDAVARIVFGAFYQSGQSCIGVQRILVHADVYDTFRDKLVAATGKLISGDPADENTFVGPLIAESEAERLTDWIGKAVDAGGRVLCGGGRDGAILEPTLLENVPRDQAICTEEAFGPVAVLSRFDDFSGALDVINDSAFGLQAGIFTRDLYRMLEAWDRLEVGGVVIGDVPSWRADNMPYGGVKDSGLGREGVRFAIEDMTEIRNLVIRVP, from the coding sequence ATGCTGGCAGAACGCTACCCCTTCTATCTGGCCAACAAGCCCGAGCAGCCCAACGCCGACCTGAAGGTGCGCGACAAATACCGGGGCACGGTCGCCACGCGCGTGGCACTGGCGGACGCGGCCGCCATCGATCGCGCCATCGCGGCGGCCGAAGCGGCCGCCGCGGACATGCGCGCCATGCCGCCCTACGAGCGCCAGAAGGTCCTGAACCACTGCGTGACGCGCTTCACCGAGCGCGCCGAGGAGCTTGCGCAGGCGCTCTGCATCGAGGCCGGCAAGCCCATCAAGGACAGCCGCGGCGAGGTCACCCGCCTCATCGACACCTTCCGCATGGCGGCGGAGGAGTCGGTGCGCATCGAGGGCACGGTGATGAATCTGGAGACCGGCGCCCGCAGCAAGGGCTATCGCGGCCAGTACCGGCGCGTGCCGATCGGCGCCTGCTCGTTCATCTCGCCGTTCAACTTCCCGCTCAACCTCGCCGCGCACAAGGTCGCCCCCGCGATCGCGGCGGGCTGCCCCTTCGTGCTCAAGCCGGCGAGCCTGACGCCGATCGGCGCACTGGTCATCGGCGAAGTGCTGGCCGAGACCGATCTGCCGGCGGGCGCCTTCTCCATCCTGCCCTGCAAGCGCGACGGCGCCGACCTCTTCACCACCGACGAGCGCCTCAAGCTGCTGTCCTTCACCGGCTCGCCGGATGTCGGCTGGGCGCTCAAGGCAAAGGCCGGCAAGAAGAAGGTCGTGCTCGAGCTCGGCGGCAACGCCGCCGTGCTGGTGGACAGCGACGCCGATATCGACGACGCGGTCGCCCGCATCGTCTTCGGCGCCTTCTACCAGTCCGGCCAGAGCTGCATCGGCGTGCAGCGCATCCTGGTGCACGCCGACGTCTACGACACCTTCCGCGACAAGCTGGTGGCGGCCACCGGCAAGCTGATCAGCGGCGACCCCGCCGACGAGAACACCTTCGTCGGGCCGCTCATCGCCGAGTCGGAGGCCGAGCGCCTCACCGACTGGATCGGCAAGGCGGTCGACGCCGGCGGCAGGGTCCTGTGCGGCGGCGGCCGCGACGGCGCCATCCTCGAACCGACCCTGCTCGAGAACGTGCCGCGCGACCAGGCGATCTGCACCGAGGAAGCCTTCGGTCCGGTCGCGGTGCTGTCGCGCTTCGACGACTTCTCCGGCGCGCTGGACGTGATCAACGACAGCGCCTTCGGCCTGCAGGCCGGCATCTTCACGCGCGATCTCTACCGCATGCTCGAGGCCTGGGATCGGCTCGAGGTGGGCGGCGTCGTCATCGGCGATGTCCCGTCGTGGCGCGCCGACAACATGCCCTACGGCGGCGTCAAGGACAGCGGCCTCGGGCGCGAGGGCGTGCGCTTCGCCATCGAGGACATGACCGAGATCCGCAACCTGGTCATCCGCGTCCCCTGA
- the rlmJ gene encoding 23S rRNA (adenine(2030)-N(6))-methyltransferase RlmJ translates to MHYRHAYHAGNFADVWKHCVLHATLTAMNRKARPWSYVDTHAGAGRYALNSAAADSTGEWRDGIGRLRAAADRAPEAVRAFLQVVDAAGDGCYPGSPWLAMQMARPDDQLLLVESQAPIADALADCCGARATVQRRDGYRADALLPPRHARGLVLVDPPFERPDEFRAVADLLGRCADRYRHAVHMLWYARKNAVEADRMLRRVARAFDRPLWHAMVDHGAAGAGRMHACGVALVNPPYGLDTQLAEPLAWMAGILARDPRATHRLEWMEP, encoded by the coding sequence ATGCACTATCGGCACGCCTATCACGCCGGAAACTTCGCCGACGTCTGGAAGCACTGCGTTCTGCACGCCACGCTGACGGCGATGAATCGGAAGGCCAGGCCCTGGTCCTACGTTGATACCCACGCCGGTGCCGGGCGCTACGCGCTGAACTCGGCGGCGGCGGACAGCACCGGCGAGTGGCGCGACGGCATCGGGCGCCTGCGCGCGGCCGCCGACCGTGCGCCCGAGGCCGTGCGTGCCTTCCTGCAGGTGGTGGACGCCGCCGGTGACGGCTGCTATCCCGGCTCTCCCTGGCTTGCGATGCAGATGGCGCGGCCCGACGATCAGCTGCTGCTGGTCGAGTCGCAGGCGCCCATCGCCGACGCACTGGCCGACTGCTGCGGCGCGCGCGCCACCGTGCAGCGCCGCGACGGCTATCGCGCCGATGCGCTGCTGCCTCCACGCCACGCGCGCGGCCTCGTTCTAGTCGACCCGCCCTTCGAGCGGCCCGACGAGTTCCGCGCCGTCGCCGATCTGCTGGGGCGCTGCGCCGATCGCTACAGGCATGCCGTGCACATGCTCTGGTACGCACGCAAGAACGCGGTCGAGGCCGACCGCATGCTGCGGCGCGTCGCGCGCGCCTTCGATCGGCCGCTGTGGCATGCCATGGTCGACCACGGGGCGGCCGGCGCCGGCCGCATGCACGCCTGCGGCGTTGCGCTGGTCAATCCGCCCTACGGGCTCGACACGCAGCTTGCCGAACCCCTGGCCTGGATGGCCGGGATCCTGGCGCGCGATCCGCGCGCCACCCACCGACTGGAATGGATGGAACCATGA